One part of the Marichromatium purpuratum 984 genome encodes these proteins:
- a CDS encoding PAS domain-containing sensor histidine kinase, whose translation MPLISIVVGLTAGLVVWAMLEQIQSRQVNKIFGQELEAQLELRARESLIRFDRYLSSYAATTRLLANYQRLSEYLEPLFWSRETTDPPVLYKEFRPHWLPDFFERDALSPPSHVLLTDVEGRVRETYQGGEHPVPRRLAAQVPSNLLDTRDVRTVIDRLGDRLYLIVSDSVADAGGYDMGHLVVLVPVDDDFLAASQRGVDVGRAAVALVDGDDQRIVASLDTASLPPGTTLDRWHALYVITSQTLPEYEGADSNLLFATFVSQAAVEKMSRHVSIFERRQRGIAAAVFIIVFTAVIYLVSSRLNKVLKRMTRFSQRALGIAEPGFDYHGGNQLVLLEEWIQHFSQLVLAARDEMNRRHQAEMRESEALKAAMMEASLDAIVTLDQAGHVIEFNPAAERLLGHRRQHALGLVFVRECLPETAREGFSALLERSRRPDAGPQGRGELRARRADGEQVPVEISIAPIVLESERFYTLYIHDITERKQAEQEIKGLARFASESPNPILRVTASGLLVYANNASRPLLTAWAAQPGDLLPEPWRAEVAQTLAGAEQRECELEVAGQLFSLLFAPIADLGYVNIYARDITAVRRAEQESRQHQAELVHVCRLSTMGEVATGMAHELNQPLAAIVNYASGCTRRLQGGAGETEALIGAMGQITAQAQRASEIIRRLRALVGKQPPIRAQADLNHLVREVCSFVEFETRRLDLAIALALAPEPIPVRVDLVQVEQVLLNLVRNALDALEEVDAFTRQLSIRTWQEGDEARVAIRDSGPGIVPERIEELFDAFVTTKESGMGMGLAISQTIIENHEGRIWAESMPGRGSTFFIALPLAAAEAEETAQQPSQVGNSNAS comes from the coding sequence CCACTCGGCTGCTGGCCAACTATCAGCGTCTCTCGGAGTATCTGGAGCCGCTGTTCTGGTCACGCGAGACGACCGATCCGCCGGTGCTCTACAAGGAGTTCCGCCCGCACTGGTTGCCGGATTTCTTCGAGCGCGACGCGCTCAGCCCGCCGAGTCATGTGCTGCTCACCGATGTCGAGGGGCGGGTGCGCGAGACCTATCAGGGCGGTGAGCATCCGGTGCCCCGGCGCCTTGCCGCGCAGGTGCCCTCCAATCTGCTCGACACCCGCGACGTGCGCACCGTGATCGACCGTCTCGGCGACCGACTCTATCTGATCGTCAGCGACTCGGTGGCCGATGCCGGGGGCTACGACATGGGACATCTGGTGGTGCTGGTGCCGGTCGACGACGACTTCCTCGCCGCCTCGCAGCGCGGGGTCGATGTCGGTCGCGCCGCAGTGGCGCTGGTCGACGGTGACGACCAGCGCATCGTCGCCAGTCTCGATACCGCGAGTCTGCCGCCGGGCACTACGCTCGATCGCTGGCACGCGCTCTATGTCATCACCTCCCAGACTCTGCCCGAGTACGAGGGCGCCGACTCCAACCTGCTGTTCGCGACCTTCGTCTCGCAGGCGGCGGTGGAGAAGATGTCGCGCCATGTGAGTATCTTCGAGCGGCGCCAGCGCGGGATCGCCGCAGCGGTGTTCATCATCGTCTTCACCGCGGTGATCTATCTCGTCTCCTCGCGACTGAACAAGGTGCTCAAACGGATGACGCGCTTCTCCCAGCGCGCCCTCGGCATCGCCGAGCCGGGCTTCGACTACCATGGCGGCAACCAGCTGGTGCTGCTCGAGGAGTGGATCCAGCACTTCAGTCAGCTGGTGCTGGCCGCGCGCGACGAGATGAACCGTCGTCACCAGGCCGAGATGCGCGAGAGCGAGGCGCTCAAGGCGGCGATGATGGAGGCCTCGCTCGATGCCATCGTCACCCTCGACCAGGCCGGCCATGTCATCGAGTTCAACCCCGCCGCCGAGCGCCTGCTCGGCCACCGTCGTCAACATGCGCTGGGGCTGGTGTTCGTACGCGAGTGCCTGCCCGAGACCGCGCGCGAGGGCTTCAGCGCGCTGCTCGAGCGCTCGCGTCGTCCCGACGCCGGACCCCAGGGGCGTGGCGAGCTGCGCGCGCGCCGCGCCGACGGCGAGCAGGTGCCGGTGGAGATCTCGATCGCCCCGATCGTGCTCGAGTCCGAGCGCTTCTACACCCTCTATATCCACGACATCACCGAGCGCAAGCAGGCCGAGCAGGAGATCAAGGGGCTGGCGCGCTTCGCCAGCGAGAGCCCCAACCCCATCCTGCGCGTCACCGCCAGCGGGCTGCTGGTCTATGCCAACAACGCCTCGCGTCCACTGCTCACCGCCTGGGCGGCGCAGCCCGGCGACCTGCTCCCCGAGCCGTGGCGCGCCGAGGTCGCCCAGACGCTCGCTGGCGCCGAGCAGCGCGAGTGCGAGCTGGAGGTCGCCGGTCAGCTGTTCTCGCTGCTCTTCGCGCCCATCGCCGACCTCGGCTATGTCAACATCTACGCCCGCGACATCACCGCGGTGCGCCGCGCCGAGCAGGAGTCGCGCCAGCACCAGGCCGAGCTGGTCCATGTCTGTCGTCTCAGCACCATGGGCGAGGTGGCCACCGGCATGGCCCACGAACTCAACCAGCCGCTCGCGGCGATCGTCAACTATGCCAGCGGCTGCACGCGGCGGCTGCAGGGCGGGGCGGGCGAGACCGAGGCGCTGATCGGCGCCATGGGGCAGATCACCGCCCAGGCGCAGCGCGCCAGCGAGATCATCCGCCGGCTGCGCGCCCTGGTCGGCAAGCAACCGCCGATCCGCGCCCAGGCCGATCTCAACCACCTGGTGCGCGAGGTCTGCTCCTTCGTCGAGTTCGAGACCCGGCGCCTGGATCTGGCGATCGCGCTGGCGCTGGCGCCCGAGCCGATCCCGGTGCGGGTTGATCTGGTCCAGGTCGAACAGGTGCTGCTCAATCTGGTGCGCAACGCGCTCGATGCGCTCGAAGAGGTCGACGCGTTCACGCGGCAGCTGAGCATCCGCACCTGGCAGGAAGGCGACGAGGCGCGGGTAGCGATCCGCGACAGCGGCCCGGGCATCGTCCCGGAGCGCATCGAGGAGCTGTTCGACGCCTTCGTCACCACCAAGGAGAGCGGCATGGGGATGGGGCTGGCGATCAGCCAGACCATCATCGAGAATCACGAGGGCCGTATCTGGGCCGAGTCGATGCCCGGGCGCGGTTCGACCTTCTTCATCGCGCTGCCGCTCGCCGCCGCCGAGGCGGAGGAGACGGCGCAGCAACCATCGCAAGTTGGGAATAGCAATGCATCATGA
- a CDS encoding transposase, protein MQKIPKRVYTLEFKGRAVRQVRSGRSIASVAREMGLVEQTVRNWVRRGVAGKLESSAGQAVTPEEMELSPLRAEVAELREENTILRKATAYFAKDAL, encoded by the coding sequence ATGCAAAAGATCCCGAAGCGGGTTTACACGCTGGAGTTTAAGGGGCGGGCGGTCAGGCAGGTGCGGTCGGGGCGCAGTATCGCCTCGGTGGCGCGCGAGATGGGCCTGGTAGAGCAGACGGTACGCAACTGGGTGCGGCGCGGCGTGGCGGGGAAGCTGGAGTCGAGCGCGGGCCAGGCGGTCACGCCCGAGGAGATGGAGCTGTCGCCGCTGCGCGCCGAGGTTGCCGAGCTTCGCGAGGAGAACACGATCCTGCGAAAAGCGACGGCGTACTTCGCGAAGGATGCGCTGTGA
- a CDS encoding response regulator transcription factor, with translation MHHDATVFVVDDDQAMRTSLQWLIESTGMSVQTFESADAFLANHYPGRAGCLLLDVRMPGMSGLELQSYLAREGYRLPVILITGHGDVSMAVKAMKAGAFDFIEKPFHDEDLLDSIRNALDYDERHRASQATRAQIAMRLAELTPREHEVMAMVTDGKSNKEIAAALGVSAKTVEAHRARVMEKMRAGSLAELVRMALIAAPESTL, from the coding sequence ATGCATCATGATGCGACCGTGTTCGTCGTCGACGACGACCAGGCCATGCGCACCTCGCTGCAGTGGCTGATCGAGTCCACGGGGATGTCGGTACAGACCTTCGAATCGGCCGACGCCTTCCTCGCCAACCACTACCCGGGGCGCGCCGGCTGCCTGCTGCTCGACGTGCGCATGCCGGGGATGAGCGGGCTGGAGCTGCAGAGCTATCTCGCCCGCGAGGGCTACCGTCTGCCGGTGATCCTGATCACCGGCCACGGCGACGTGAGCATGGCGGTCAAGGCGATGAAGGCCGGCGCCTTCGACTTCATCGAGAAGCCCTTCCACGACGAGGACCTGCTCGACAGCATCCGCAACGCCCTCGACTACGACGAGCGTCACCGCGCCTCCCAGGCCACCCGCGCCCAGATCGCCATGCGCCTGGCCGAACTCACCCCGCGCGAGCACGAGGTCATGGCGATGGTCACCGACGGCAAGTCCAACAAGGAGATCGCCGCCGCGCTCGGCGTCAGCGCCAAGACCGTCGAGGCCCACCGCGCCCGGGTGATGGAAAAGATGCGTGCCGGCTCACTCGCCGAACTCGTCCGCATGGCCCTGATCGCCGCCCCCGAATCGACGCTCTGA
- a CDS encoding helix-turn-helix domain-containing protein, which produces MAELLTVQEVAHLLKLSDRTIYSMCRTDRLPGISKVGGKWRVDREKLIVWLDSGGEVEKGARRKNG; this is translated from the coding sequence TTGGCTGAGCTACTGACCGTTCAAGAGGTAGCCCACCTTCTCAAGCTAAGCGATCGGACTATTTATTCGATGTGTCGAACGGACCGACTGCCGGGTATCTCCAAGGTCGGGGGGAAGTGGCGGGTGGATCGAGAAAAACTCATCGTTTGGCTGGATAGCGGCGGGGAAGTGGAAAAGGGAGCGCGAAGAAAGAATGGATAA